CTCGGCGAAGCGGCGTCCCACGATCTGCAGTCCGACGGGGAGCCCAGACGCCGTGACCCCCACCGGGACGGTGGCCGCGGGCTGCCCGGTGAGATTGAACGGAAAGCAGAACGGCATCCAGCCCAGTGGTGACACGGGCTCGCCGTTGATCTCCTTGACGGCGGGGCGAGCAACGGGGAAGGGCGGGACGGCCACCGTGGGCGTGATCAGGAGATCGAAGCGCGCGAGAAAGCGGTGCACCTCGGTCCATAGCTCCTGGCGGCCACGGACGGCGGCCAGGTACTGTTCGATGGTGATCGTCCGCCCGTGCCTGAGGACGGCCGCGAAGCTCTTGTCGAGCTGCTCGGCCGCGTCGTCGAGCCGCCCTCCCCACGCCGCGTGCGTCTCGGCGGCCCCGATCGTCCGGAAGATTTCCTCCGGGTCGTCCCAACCCGGCCTGACGACCTCGACATGGCAGCCAAGGCTCTCGAATTGCTCCGCGGCCTCGGCGCATCGCTCGGCGACCTCCGGATCCACGCGGGCGTAGCCCAGATCCGCCGACCAGCCGATGCTGAGCCCTTCGAGCCCGCTCTCGCAGGCGGCCAGAAAGGGCGGCCCGCTGTCGGCGGGCAAGGACCAGCGGTCGCGGTCGTCGGGCCCCGCGAGGACGTCGAGCATGAGGGCGGCGTCGCGCACCGTGCGCGCCATCGGCCCCGTCACGGAGAAGTTCTGCCATCCGGGAAAACCCGGTCCGTGGGGCACACGCCCGAAGGAAGGCTTGAGACCGTAGATCCCGCAGAAGGCCGCGGGGATCCGGATCGACCCGCCGCCGTCGGTGCCGAGGGCGAGCGGGCCCATGCCCGCGGCGACGGCGGCCGCCGCGCCCCCACTCGAGCCGCCCGGCGTGAGGGGCAGGCTCCAGGGATTGCGCGTGATGCCGAAGAGTGGATTGTCGGTCACGCCCTTGTGGCCGAACTCGGGCGTGTTGGTCTTGCCGAGGATGATGGCGCCCGCGCCTTTGAGACGCTCGACGGAGACGGCATCCTCCTCCGGCACATGGTCGGCGAAGAGGCGCGAGCCCCCCGTGGTCAGGACGCGCCGGGTGAAGACCAGGTCCTTGATCGAGACGGGCACCCCGTGAAGCAGGCCGAGCTCCTCGCCCGTCATCACGGAGACCTCGGCGGCCTGCGCGGCATCCCGCGCGTCCTCGGCGGTCATCGTGCAGTAGGCGTTGAGGGTGGGGTTGAGGCGCTCGATACGCTCGAGCACGGCGTCCACCACTTCGACGGGAGAGATCTTGCGCGCGCGGATCAGCCCGGCGAGCTCGAGGGCGGGCAACCAGACGAGATCGTCGGCGGCCATCGGGCTAGCGAACCATCCGAACAACGAAGGGCTGGCGCGGCACGACCTCGGCGCACGCGGCACACCGCACGGCAGCGCCGATCAGGAGAGCACGCACGCGTCGGATTGTATCATCATCACGACCATGGACCCCGCCGCCCCCGCCCGCCTGGCCGCCTGGCTCGACCGCGCGGAGATCCTCGCCCTGGATCCTCCACGCCTCGAAGCGCTCCGCGACTCGCTGGGCGGAGCCGATCCGCCGATCTGGGCCGGACGCTGGGGCGCGCTCGTCGGCTTCGAGGCGGGATCGGCGCACCGGCGCCTCGTGCAGTTCGGTCGCCACGGCGATCTGGTGACCGCGCTGCGATGGACGGGGAAAGGCGAGCTGCGCTGGGCCCGCTGCCGCACGGCCGCGGGCGCCTGGATAGGCGTGGAGCCGGGCGCGGCCATGCATCCGGCCTGGGGCCGATCTGATCAGCTCTGGCTCCTGGACGGCACGGAGCCCTGGCGTCCCGTCGAGCGCCTCACCGTGTTCCGCTCGCTCGACTGGGCGCGGCTCGACCATATCCCGCCCTTGGCCGAGCCCCGCCGGCTGCTTCCCGGCGCGGGCAGCGCCGTGCTCAATCTCATCGCCGGGCTCATGAAGGACCAGGGCGTGGCGCGCGTGCGTTATCGTGGTCCCTTCCCCTCGGAACAGCTCTTCACCACGCTCCTGGAATGCTTCCGCTACGACCCGCGCCAGAGCCTGCCCCTCGAGCGCTTCGTGGCGGACGGCGGGCTCGACTGGCTCCCGGCGCCGTATGAGAGCCACCGGGTCGCGCCCTGGGTGATCGTGAACTTGCGCGAGGGCATCGACACCGTGACAGCCGACGGCATCACCTTCTCGCGCCCGGACTGGCAAGGCGTCGTGCGTCGCGAGCCGCGCGTGGTCCGGGTGGACGGCGAGCGGGTACGCTGCTCTTTCTGGGTCCTGGGCGGCCCGCTCGAGGACCGGCTCGTGCTCGACCAGGCAGGGGAAGTGCTGGAAGCCCCGCCGGCTCGCGAGCCTGAATCGGCGCCCGCCCTCCTGCCGCCCGTCTGGAACTCGGCCCTGGCCG
This sequence is a window from Candidatus Methylomirabilota bacterium. Protein-coding genes within it:
- a CDS encoding amidase; translation: MAADDLVWLPALELAGLIRARKISPVEVVDAVLERIERLNPTLNAYCTMTAEDARDAAQAAEVSVMTGEELGLLHGVPVSIKDLVFTRRVLTTGGSRLFADHVPEEDAVSVERLKGAGAIILGKTNTPEFGHKGVTDNPLFGITRNPWSLPLTPGGSSGGAAAAVAAGMGPLALGTDGGGSIRIPAAFCGIYGLKPSFGRVPHGPGFPGWQNFSVTGPMARTVRDAALMLDVLAGPDDRDRWSLPADSGPPFLAACESGLEGLSIGWSADLGYARVDPEVAERCAEAAEQFESLGCHVEVVRPGWDDPEEIFRTIGAAETHAAWGGRLDDAAEQLDKSFAAVLRHGRTITIEQYLAAVRGRQELWTEVHRFLARFDLLITPTVAVPPFPVARPAVKEINGEPVSPLGWMPFCFPFNLTGQPAATVPVGVTASGLPVGLQIVGRRFAERAVLAASAAFEAAQPWSARRPPLD